The region ATTTGTGCGATTATTAAAATCAAGGTAACTCCACTGTACATCCCGTTGATGTTCTCTGAGAAACATTCTGTCCGGAGTATAAGCTGCCCATTTATTTAACCAGTCTGTTTGAAAACTATTCATTGACTTTCCTTCTGTTAAACAAATATATTATTGAAGCAACAATAACTGAAAGTGAAATTGCAATAGCTGCTGAAACTCCTGGATTCTGTCCAGTTGCTATACTGAACGGCACTTTAATATTTCCATAGAAAAAACTAAAGTGAACAATTATAGCAACCAGCGAAGCTGTAATAACAGCAGACTTAGGAGTATCCTTTAAAAACATTCCAAACAAGATGGGAACAAAAGCAGCAGAGAAATAAGCATATACACCGTTCTGTGCAAAAATTCCTACGCTTAAATTCGGATTAACAAGCTGGTCGTAAGATAAAATTATAGATATCAGAGCGATTGCAATAATTACTATACGATTTATAATTATCATTGATCTGACATTTTTATTTTCATCTTTTGGCAAATACTTGCCAAACAATGGTTTTATAATATCTGCAGTAATTGAAGTTGAGACTGATTGTATTAATCCTTCAAGTGTTGAAATACCGGCAGATATCAAACCCATTACTACAATCAGACCAACATAAACAGGAAATTCCTTAACAACATAAGCTGATATAACTCCATCAAGTTTTAACGGTGCACCATTAATTGTCAGATCAGGGAAATCAATTCTCGCGTATAAACCTGTTATCACAACAAGAAAGAATAATACCTGCACTATAATACCAGCCGTTAAATATTTGTTTACATCTTTATCAGTTTTAAGTAAAAGTGATTTTGTTATTATATGCGGCTGACATACAATTGCAACTCCGATTACAATCTGCGAAAATATAATTTCAAAATAATCGCGAAACAAAAAACTTGATTCATTAGTTATTTGAGTTAGTTTTGGATCTATTGCTGAGAGCTTATCTAAAAATCCATGGATGCCATCAGAAAAATGTTTGTAACCAGAGCCAAGAAGAATAAATGCAACTATAATCATTATAATTGCCTGCACTGTGTTGGTATAAACCATTGAGTTAGCCCCGCCAAACATCATATAACCAAAAATAAATACTACTATTCCAATCAAAATTGTAAGCTCACTAACATTTAAAGTTCTTGCTAATACCTGAGTTAATCCGACACATATAAGAACTATGAAAGTAATTAATAGAAGTGATAGAAAAGCAAAGAACAGCCCATAACCTTTGCTTTCATATCTGGTTCCCATCCATTGAGCCATAGTTAATGCTTTAACACTACTACCGTGTTTTCTAAATCCTTTTGTCAGCACAATTAAAGAAACCATTGCTGCAGCAGGCATTACAAATGCATAAGAAATAACACCGCTAATTCCATAGAATGCAATGAATCCGGGATTTATGATAAAAGTTGCTGCGCTTGTCATCGATGCTGCTAAAGCCAAACCAACTGCAATTGGTGAAAATGATACATTGCCGATAGCATAATCATTGATGTTTTTTATTCTGATCGCACCGCGGATAACAAAATATAAGATTACTGAACTGTATGCTATTACAAGTATCCAGCCGGCTGTTACTAATTCCTTAGAAGCAATTCCCATAAAGCTTCCTGTTAAAGTTTAAAGATTGATAATGCAAAAGCTAATCCTCCACCGGAACCAATAAATAAAACCATATCTCCCTTTTGAACTAAACCCTTTTTGCACGCATCATCAAAAGCCATTGGAATGCAAGCTGAGCCTGTGTAGCCATAGTTTTGCATTATTGTATGTCCTTTTGATCTATCAACTCCAAGATTATCAAGCGTTTCCCAAATGGAGTTGATATTTAATTGTGTGAAAAAATACTTGTCGATGTTATCAGGATAAATATTTAATTCATCACAAGCATCTTTAATCATCTTTGTCCAGGTTAAAGGATTTATTTCTTTAGGAAATTTTTTGACAAACTTAAGTAAGTGATCTTTTTCTTCAATAACTTTTTGAGTAATAGGCTTGTGTGTTCCGCCAGCGTAAATCCCCATCCAATCACAGTACTGTCCTTCAGTATGTAATCTGCTGATAATAAAGCCTTCACCTTTATTATTTGTAGAAGAAAGCAAAACTCCCGCAGCACCATCAGCAAATAGTGTAACGGTTTTCTTATCCTGCAGATTCAAATACTTACTCATTGCATAAGCACCAATAACAAGAATTTTGTTGTACTTTTTATCTGCTTGAATATATTTTGAAGCGATATCAAGTGCAGTAACAAATCCTGCACAAGCAGTATTAACATCGAAGGTACCTGCATTAACTGCATTTAGACGGAACTGAACAACTGACGAAGTTGAAGGAGAGATGTATTCTGGCGTATCAGTTGCGATTATAATCAGATCTAATTCTTCAGCAGAGGTTTTCCCATCCTCAAGAATTTTTCTTGCAGCTTCAACACAAAGATCTGCTGCTGACTGATTTTCACTACACCATCTTCTTTCCTTTATAGCAAGATTTTCAACCAGCCATGTATCAACATCTTCACCAAGTAATTCATTAAAGTATGAATTAGGAACAACTCTTTCAGGCACATACATTCCGGAAGAGATTATTTGAGCATTTCTAATCATAAGACCAAACCGCCATCAACACTAAGCACTGTTCCTGTAATATATTTTGCTTCATCACTGACTAAGAACAAATATGCATTTGCAATATCTTCAGGATCACCAAGCTTACCCAAAGGAGTTTTCTCTTTAAGCATTTCAATAACTTTCTCGGGAATAGTATTAACCATTTCTGTTGCAATGAATCCCGGAGCAACTGCATTTACATTAATTCCTTTTCTTCCAAGCTCACGTGCCCATACTTTTGTCATTCCAATAATACCTGATTTTGTAGCAACATAATTAGTTTGCCCGAAGTTTCCATACAATCCTACTACTGATGAAGTATTAACAATTCTACCGTATTTATTTTCAGCCATAATCGGAGCTATTGCTTTGGTGCAGTTAAAAACTCCGGTTAGATTAACATCAATCACTTGTTTCCATTGCTCTTCGGTCATCTTAAGAAAAGATGCGTCGCGCGTAATTCCGGCATTATTTATCAGAACATCAATTCTTTTATACTTCTGAACAATTATGTCAGCAGCATCTGTAACAGAAGCCAAGCTGGTTACATTTACTTTTTGAAATTCAATCTTTTTACTGATGTCTTTTAATTCTGCGATTGTATTATCTGCTTTTTCTTCATTAACATCCCAGATAAATACCGTTGCGTCTTCTTCAGCAAATTTTTTAACAGTAGCTTTTCCAATTCCCTGTGCGCCGCCTGTAATTACAGTAATTTTATTTTCCAATCTTTTCATTTATCAATCCTTGTTTTTATTGTTTGAAATATTTCAAACGATTAGTTGAAAAAAATTATTATCAGCCTAAAAGCTTGCTTCTCTCTTTAGTCCAGGATAAAAGAAAATTGTTATAATGATCCTCCATTAATAGATAGAATCTTTCCATCTCAATCATTCTCTTCCCAATTGATTTAAGACTCTCGCTCTTTGATGACTTAATTTCTTCTTTTAGTTGTTTTGCAATACGGGTATTATTCTTAATTAATTCCAAATTGTTTCTGAATGCATGTTCAAACACTTCCGGTTCTATCTCGTAATAATCTTTTCTGTTGTCGTTTGGCATCCAGACTTTTCGGATCAAATGCTTGTCTCTTAATCTTCTTACTATTTGACTGATTGGTCCTTTACTTCTTCCAAGTTGCTTGGTTATTTCGTCTAATGATAATGGTTCCGGAGAAAATAAAAGAAGAGCAATGATATGCCCCATTAACTTACTTAAACCAAATGCCTTGTAAGCATCTCCAAATCTTTGAATAAGTTCTTTTTTTATTTTTTCTTCTGTAGTCATCAGTTTTTACTTTTGATATTTTTCAAACGTTAAAAACTTAGCCCGAATTTCTTTTAAAGTCAAGGTCAAATGCCAGAGAAAGTCATTTTGCAGGATATTAAAGAGTTGACTTTAGTTTTGTAAGTCCTGTTTTACTTACTGGTAATTCTTTACCATTTTTTAAGACTAAGCGGTATGATTCTGTATCGGTTTGTTCGAGATGTTGAAGAAAATCAAGATTAATTATATACGAACGATGAATCCTGACAAACTGATTTTCATTTAAATGGTTTTCAAAATACTTCATCGTTTTCTGCTTTAAGAATCTTCCCTTTTCTGAATTAATCAAAACATAATCATCCTGGGCTTCAATCCATTTAATTTCTTCAACTGGAATTATTGTGATTTTCCCGCTATCCTTTATAACAATTCGTTCAAGAAACTCAATCTTTTCATCTCGCTGTTGAATAATATTTTGAATTGCTGAGTTTTGCTGATATCTATCGCCAAGCTGTGAAACAGCTTTTTGAAATGCATTTGAAAACCTTTCCTCCGAAAAGGGTTTTAAAAGATAATCAACTGCACTTACCTCAAAAGCTTTAATTGCATAATGATCATAAGCTGTTGTAAAAATAATTATCGGAGGATCCTCTAATAGTTCGAGCATTTCAAATCCATTAAGCTTCGGCATCTGAATATCCAGAAAAATCAAATCCGGCTTAAGTTCATTTATTTTTTTAATAGCATCAAATCCGTTTGAGCATTCTGCAAGTATTTCAACATCCGATCTGTTAGCAAGATAGTTTTTAGTAATCTGCCTTGCCAATGATTCGTCATCAACAATAATAATTTTAATTTTGTCTTTCATCCTTTTCCTGAGTTAGTGTGAAATTATTTTTAATTGGCTGCAAATAAGCTAAACCACTAATTAAAAGCACTAATTTTTTATGTTTAAGTAATTCTTTGCCAAAGTTAACAATAATACCTGATTAAAATTTTGAAGCTGATAAATAATTTAGAATTTGTTTACAACACACTGTTAAAATAATTTTATTAAATACTGTAATTTCTGTAAAGTACTTGGTTGGAAGAATAATTTTTCAATATCTTGTTTCAAATAACCCTTACCATGATTTCCCTGAACTCCCGTGTAGATACCGCTCTTTAATGGAATTCGTCTTTATATAATAAATCTGCAATTAAATATCAGCTGGTATTAAATTCATTTAACCTGTCTGCCGTCAGGCAGTTTACCAGTTGTAATTAACTATACTTTAATCAAAAGATTTTACGGGAATAAAAATACTCACAGTAAATTTATTATTCTCTTTCTTTACTTCCATAAGATTATCTTGATGATAGATTAATTTCAATCTATCCTCAATATTCTTAAGACCAACACCTGCCCCTTTTTTATGCGACTCGCCTTCAAAATTGTTACAAAGAGTAATCTTTAGAAAGTCATCTTGTTTTTTACAGGTTAATATAATCTTTACAGTAGTCAGTGTTTCATATACTGCATGTTTTATTGCATTTTCGAACAAAGGCTGCAATATCATACTTGGAATCTCAGCTTTTCCGCATTCCTCATAAAGTTCTTCTATATACTCAAATTTATCTTCAAATCTTATTTTTTCAATATCCAGATAAAGTCTGATATTTTTTAATTCTTCAGTAAGAGTAGTTTTCTGTCTATCATTATTTGCAAGAGTAAATCTCAAAAAGTCAGCAAGTTTTATGATCATTTGTCTTGCTCTTTTAGGATCAATTTCTGTTAAGGCGCTAATTGAATTAAGACTATTAAAAATAAAATGAGGATTAATCTGAAATTTCAGAGATCTCAATTCTGCCTCTGTTACAAGATTTTTTAATTCTGTCTCTTTAACAACTCTTTCTTGAAATCCTGAATAATAAATCACTATATAATAAAATGCAGTCATCAGAAAGTAATATAAAATACCAATGACAAATCTTGATCTGATAGTACTGACAAAGAAAATGTCAAACAGTTCTGTGTCAGCTACTAAACTTATTACGATTAAATAACCCAGCACCATCCATACAATTGAAATTAAAATACCCCCACCCAAATGAGTTAAAATGATTTTTGAAATTTTATTGTTCTCAATCGAAAGATAGACAGATGAATACCAAAAACTGAACCCAAGTATAGCAATCAGTAAATTAAAAACTATTGCATCAACAATAATAATTGTTACATTGGTTTTGCTATAATAGCTGATAAGGTTAAGATAGAGATTTGCAATGATGACAATAAACAATAAATAAAAAAGAATATTCTTTGTACTCTTAAGAATCGGGTTGGTTGACATTGTTTAATGCTAAAAATAAGTTTTTAATTCACCGCCGCCAAAGACTACCAGACCCTTAATAATCAGTGTTTTGCTTAAATCAATTACTCTATTAGGGTCTTTAACACTCTTGTTTGAAAAACCTCCGAAGATTGGAGTAACATTTAATACTATATTCCAATCACTCGGTACGATGATAGTTGTTCCGCCAAAAACAGCAAGCACATCAATTACATTTGTTCCTTCAGCAAGTTTACATCCTTTTAGAATTATTTCAGAACCGCCAAAGATAGCAGTTACATTTCCGCCTTTAAAATTTTCAGAAGTTATTATTTTTGTACCACCTCCGAAAATTGCAACATCATCAATAACATCCTTGCTAATCTGTCCAAAATTATCATTTTCTGCTTCTGCTTTTTTTCTCTGATTAACAATAATATAAATACCGATAGCAACTAAAAATATTGCAAATATTACAGAGCTATTATAATCTATTGAAGGAAATATTCGTGGCAGAATAAAGATAAAACCAAGTCCTGCTAAAATTCCACCAAGTACTTTTCTTGAAGTATTAAATGAAAGATATAAACCTATGACTATAAAAAAGAAAGACCAGGAAAAGAATATACGAGTGAAATTAAAATCAAACACATTAAGTGACTTAAGGAAGAATAATCCGCCCAGTCCAATCAATAAACTGCCGAGCAGAACTCTTTTATCAACTTTATTATTTTTTTCTTCCATTTTTTCAGCTCCTTATTAAGATATATCAATTTCTAATTGAAAAGTAATACAAAGATACCATTAGGAAAAGAAAAAATCGGTAAAATAAAGGGAATCATCGGTAAACGGGTTCTAATTTTTGTTTACTAATTGGAATGAAGAAAGCGGAAAAGTCTAAAAAAAAGGTTGCTTCGGAACATTCATTCTTTTTAATTAAAAGAATAAACACACGAAACAACCTTACTAACCAACAACAATTTTTATTGAAAATTCATTGTCTCAATATATTTTTTCAAAAAACTCAAATAACTTTCACTCTCACAATTTGCTATACGCCAATGTTTGTGCCAAAACAGAAAATACAAACAGTTTAAATATTCCAACAAAAAGAAAAAAATTGTTTGTTTCATTTTGAAAATTTTCTATTATTAAGCAGAGAATCAATCGATGTTATTTTATATAATTAAGTTTTTTCAGTAATTAACATTATATATATTTGCATTAAATTTTAGGAATTATGTTCGATATAATTATTATATGATTAGCCATATAAGAAATATGAATCGCTCTTTTATCCAAATTTTTTTAATCTTTTTATTTGTTGCTTATACTAGAAATATAAATCCTCAACCAATTGGCAATGAAGATAAGTTTATTTATCAAAATTTTATTGTTGCAGTTGATGGCGGAGTTGGATATGGATTTACAGATTATAAGAACAGTTCTCTTGGTCTAACTGCTAAAACTTCATTAGAATACTATCCTTTAATTATTCAAGATGCACGACTTGGGTTTAAAATTTTTGGTGGCGGTTTAAATCTTAAATTTAACGACTCAAGAAACTTACTCTCGAGTAATGATGGACCAAGAGCAATACCCACTGAAGTTACAACAGATGCTATTTTTGTGGGTGCGGGTTTAAACTTTGGATATGCTGTCGCTGACTTTTTCATCCCTTCAATTATGGTTGGAGGAACATTTCTTAATTTCAGTCCAAAAGATAATAATGGAAAAATACTTAACTTTAATAGTTTGGACAGGTACGATAAATCAATCCTTACTTTCACTATAGAAGGTTCTGTTCTCTTTAAAGTTTCAGATCAATTTAGTATAAATGCATCACTTAGTTATCATCCTACTTCTACTGATTACCTGGAAGATGTTTCTGCAGCAGACAACTCAGATTCATATTTAACAGCAATGGTTGGTTTATCCTATGCAATTAGCAGCAAATTTGAATCTGATTTAGATAAAACAACAAAAGTTAATGAAAAACCTCTTACTAAACCCGAAGACATTATTGGGTTCAGAAATGAGGAAGTACACAAAGATTCAAGTAAAACCACCTCTGATGTTGATATTAAATCAACTGATGAAAAAGATTTAACTAAACTTAAAGAGAAAGAAAACGAAGTTATTCCAAAAATTGAAGACAAACCTCTTGATACTCAAAAAGATTTAAATAAGCCTAAGGAAGAAGAAACCTTTTTTCAATTCAACCTTAGAGGTGAAGATTTATTTATTAACAGCTCTTCTAATATTAAACAGAGTGCCCTGATTGTATTAAATGAAATAGCTTTTTATATTCAAAATCAACCGAATAGCAAATGGAGAATTGAAGGTCATATGGACAGCCAGGGTTCTGTTTATACTATTAAAAAATTATCTTATGATCGTGCTAAAGCAGTTTATGATTATCTTGTTTCGCAGGGCGTGTTACCTAATCAAATTGAAGTTTATGGTCTAGGTGATTCTTTCCCGGTTGGCAATAATAACACGACAGAAGGACGCAGCGCTAATCGTAGGATAATGATAATTAGAGAAGATTAAAAATTCAATTATTGATAATATTGATCAGTTGCTTAATAATTTTCTCTCACTAGAAAGAATTATTACCTGTAATATTTACTTACTTTAAATTTACCCGCCATTTTCGACACAATTTCAAAGGGTAGTCAATAGGAATAATAATTGCTTAGTTATTGTAAAGTTTTGAATAGTTAGTAATTAAAGAATTAGAATTATGAAAGATTCAACATTTGAAATTCAACAGAATCAATTGAGTAAATCAATAGATTTTGAAAATAATTCAACACTTCTTAATTATAATAACAAAGGGAAAATCAAATCACGGCTGGGCTTTATTTATTTCTTTGCTTTAGCAGCAACACTTATAATTCTTTTCGTAAAATAAACTATCAGAGTTTCAAACTTATAATTAAATCTTCTTAATTACTTTAGCAGGTACACCTGCAACTATAGTATTTGGAGGAACATCTTTAGTCACTACAGCTCCAGCTCCTACTATAGCATTTTCACCGATTGTTACTCCACAAAGTATTGTAGAAGAAGATCCTATTGATGCACCATTCTTTACAAATGTTTCAACTACATTCCAATCAGATTCAGTTTGAATTGATCCATCAGGATTTGCTGAGCGCGGATATTTATCATTAATAAATGTAACATTATGTCCAACAAAAACACTATCACCTATATGAACGCCTTCACAAATAAAGGTATGAGATGATATTTTACAATTTTTACCGACAGATGCATTCTTCTGTATCTCAACGAAAGTACCAATCTTTGAGTTATCATCAATTGAACAGCCGTATAGATTAACAAAATCAAATATCTTTACATCTTTACCAAGTTTTACATTATTAAGATTTTTCTTTTCCAAATATTCTGCCTGATATGAATTTGATAATTAAAAGTGAACAAGCTCTTCAATTTCAACTATTCTTCCCATTCCCTTTAATGATTTATCGCTTGCTTCTAACAGTTTAACTACTTCCAAACCATCATATCCGTTTGTCAAGGGCTGTCTGTTTTCTTTTATAGCGTCAAGACATTCCCGTGCACCAAGTGCAAGAGCTTCTGTCTGATTTACTTTAGGTGAAAACATATCACCGATTCTATATTGAACCAGTGCTTCATGAATTCCCTCGGTTGTTTTTATTTCAATTCCACTATCATAAACTTTTATCTTTTCAAAATTTTCCATGTCATCATAAACAAGCATCTTCTTTGATCCTCCAACAATCATCCTTCTTATCTTTACTGGTGAAAGCCAATTAACATGAAAATGTGCAAAACAATTATCTTCAAAATATATGCTTATATGTGCGATGTTCTCTTTACCATTAAAGTTGGCAATCCCATTTGCTGATATAGCTTTTGCCTTAAATCCAAGAATGTAATGCATAATAGAAAGATCATGTGGTGCCAGATCCCAAATAACATTAACATCTCTTTGGAATAAGCCGAGATTAATTCTCTCAGAATCAAAATACAGAATGTTTCCAAGCTCACCATTATCAACAAGTTCCTTCATCTTAATAACCGCGCCATTATAGATGAATGTGTGATCAACAAAAATATTAAGATTCTTGGATTCAGCTATTTCTATCAATTCCTCAGCTTCAGCGACATTAGCAGTAAAAGGTTTCT is a window of Ignavibacterium sp. DNA encoding:
- a CDS encoding Gfo/Idh/MocA family oxidoreductase, whose product is MKVAVVGLGYWGPNLLRNFLAQPDVEQLIACDTREDRLKVMKQKFPSVVLSNDCEKTLTGNSDLIVIATPVATHYQIAKKALLNGKHIWIEKPFTANVAEAEELIEIAESKNLNIFVDHTFIYNGAVIKMKELVDNGELGNILYFDSERINLGLFQRDVNVIWDLAPHDLSIMHYILGFKAKAISANGIANFNGKENIAHISIYFEDNCFAHFHVNWLSPVKIRRMIVGGSKKMLVYDDMENFEKIKVYDSGIEIKTTEGIHEALVQYRIGDMFSPKVNQTEALALGARECLDAIKENRQPLTNGYDGLEVVKLLEASDKSLKGMGRIVEIEELVHF
- a CDS encoding histidine kinase, which translates into the protein MSTNPILKSTKNILFYLLFIVIIANLYLNLISYYSKTNVTIIIVDAIVFNLLIAILGFSFWYSSVYLSIENNKISKIILTHLGGGILISIVWMVLGYLIVISLVADTELFDIFFVSTIRSRFVIGILYYFLMTAFYYIVIYYSGFQERVVKETELKNLVTEAELRSLKFQINPHFIFNSLNSISALTEIDPKRARQMIIKLADFLRFTLANNDRQKTTLTEELKNIRLYLDIEKIRFEDKFEYIEELYEECGKAEIPSMILQPLFENAIKHAVYETLTTVKIILTCKKQDDFLKITLCNNFEGESHKKGAGVGLKNIEDRLKLIYHQDNLMEVKKENNKFTVSIFIPVKSFD
- a CDS encoding acyltransferase; translated protein: MEKKNLNNVKLGKDVKIFDFVNLYGCSIDDNSKIGTFVEIQKNASVGKNCKISSHTFICEGVHIGDSVFVGHNVTFINDKYPRSANPDGSIQTESDWNVVETFVKNGASIGSSSTILCGVTIGENAIVGAGAVVTKDVPPNTIVAGVPAKVIKKI
- a CDS encoding LytTR family transcriptional regulator DNA-binding domain-containing protein: MKDKIKIIIVDDESLARQITKNYLANRSDVEILAECSNGFDAIKKINELKPDLIFLDIQMPKLNGFEMLELLEDPPIIIFTTAYDHYAIKAFEVSAVDYLLKPFSEERFSNAFQKAVSQLGDRYQQNSAIQNIIQQRDEKIEFLERIVIKDSGKITIIPVEEIKWIEAQDDYVLINSEKGRFLKQKTMKYFENHLNENQFVRIHRSYIINLDFLQHLEQTDTESYRLVLKNGKELPVSKTGLTKLKSTL
- a CDS encoding MarR family transcriptional regulator codes for the protein MTTEEKIKKELIQRFGDAYKAFGLSKLMGHIIALLLFSPEPLSLDEITKQLGRSKGPISQIVRRLRDKHLIRKVWMPNDNRKDYYEIEPEVFEHAFRNNLELIKNNTRIAKQLKEEIKSSKSESLKSIGKRMIEMERFYLLMEDHYNNFLLSWTKERSKLLG
- a CDS encoding OmpA family protein, translating into MNRSFIQIFLIFLFVAYTRNINPQPIGNEDKFIYQNFIVAVDGGVGYGFTDYKNSSLGLTAKTSLEYYPLIIQDARLGFKIFGGGLNLKFNDSRNLLSSNDGPRAIPTEVTTDAIFVGAGLNFGYAVADFFIPSIMVGGTFLNFSPKDNNGKILNFNSLDRYDKSILTFTIEGSVLFKVSDQFSINASLSYHPTSTDYLEDVSAADNSDSYLTAMVGLSYAISSKFESDLDKTTKVNEKPLTKPEDIIGFRNEEVHKDSSKTTSDVDIKSTDEKDLTKLKEKENEVIPKIEDKPLDTQKDLNKPKEEETFFQFNLRGEDLFINSSSNIKQSALIVLNEIAFYIQNQPNSKWRIEGHMDSQGSVYTIKKLSYDRAKAVYDYLVSQGVLPNQIEVYGLGDSFPVGNNNTTEGRSANRRIMIIRED
- a CDS encoding LiaF-related protein, which produces MEEKNNKVDKRVLLGSLLIGLGGLFFLKSLNVFDFNFTRIFFSWSFFFIVIGLYLSFNTSRKVLGGILAGLGFIFILPRIFPSIDYNSSVIFAIFLVAIGIYIIVNQRKKAEAENDNFGQISKDVIDDVAIFGGGTKIITSENFKGGNVTAIFGGSEIILKGCKLAEGTNVIDVLAVFGGTTIIVPSDWNIVLNVTPIFGGFSNKSVKDPNRVIDLSKTLIIKGLVVFGGGELKTYF
- the fabG gene encoding 3-oxoacyl-ACP reductase FabG, coding for MKRLENKITVITGGAQGIGKATVKKFAEEDATVFIWDVNEEKADNTIAELKDISKKIEFQKVNVTSLASVTDAADIIVQKYKRIDVLINNAGITRDASFLKMTEEQWKQVIDVNLTGVFNCTKAIAPIMAENKYGRIVNTSSVVGLYGNFGQTNYVATKSGIIGMTKVWARELGRKGINVNAVAPGFIATEMVNTIPEKVIEMLKEKTPLGKLGDPEDIANAYLFLVSDEAKYITGTVLSVDGGLVL
- a CDS encoding ketoacyl-ACP synthase III is translated as MIRNAQIISSGMYVPERVVPNSYFNELLGEDVDTWLVENLAIKERRWCSENQSAADLCVEAARKILEDGKTSAEELDLIIIATDTPEYISPSTSSVVQFRLNAVNAGTFDVNTACAGFVTALDIASKYIQADKKYNKILVIGAYAMSKYLNLQDKKTVTLFADGAAGVLLSSTNNKGEGFIISRLHTEGQYCDWMGIYAGGTHKPITQKVIEEKDHLLKFVKKFPKEINPLTWTKMIKDACDELNIYPDNIDKYFFTQLNINSIWETLDNLGVDRSKGHTIMQNYGYTGSACIPMAFDDACKKGLVQKGDMVLFIGSGGGLAFALSIFKL
- a CDS encoding sodium:solute symporter, giving the protein MGIASKELVTAGWILVIAYSSVILYFVIRGAIRIKNINDYAIGNVSFSPIAVGLALAASMTSAATFIINPGFIAFYGISGVISYAFVMPAAAMVSLIVLTKGFRKHGSSVKALTMAQWMGTRYESKGYGLFFAFLSLLLITFIVLICVGLTQVLARTLNVSELTILIGIVVFIFGYMMFGGANSMVYTNTVQAIIMIIVAFILLGSGYKHFSDGIHGFLDKLSAIDPKLTQITNESSFLFRDYFEIIFSQIVIGVAIVCQPHIITKSLLLKTDKDVNKYLTAGIIVQVLFFLVVITGLYARIDFPDLTINGAPLKLDGVISAYVVKEFPVYVGLIVVMGLISAGISTLEGLIQSVSTSITADIIKPLFGKYLPKDENKNVRSMIIINRIVIIAIALISIILSYDQLVNPNLSVGIFAQNGVYAYFSAAFVPILFGMFLKDTPKSAVITASLVAIIVHFSFFYGNIKVPFSIATGQNPGVSAAIAISLSVIVASIIYLFNRRKVNE